TGGCGACCTCGGTGCTGGACTTGGGGTCGCGACGTTGGCGATCGCGTTGCTGAGATGAGCGAACGGAGCCTTGGTGGGACCCAGGTCGAGGGCCGTCGGGCGGTCATCGAACTTTTGCGGGCCAATCGGCGAGAGGTACACGAGCTATGGTTTGTGCGCCACGCGGTCGATCACGAGATTGTAGCGCTGGCCGAGATCCAAGGCATACGGGTTCGGGAGGTCTCCGAGACGGCCTTCAAGGATCGGGCGTCGTCATTACAACCCCAAGGGGTCCTCGCGCTCGTCGAGCCGTTACGATCCTATCCGCTTATCGAGTTCGCCGAACCAGGGGTACTTATTCTCGTACTTGATCGCGTTCAGGACCCGCAAAATCTCGGCGCGATTCTCCGGAGCGCTGCTGCTGCTGGCGTTGACGGGGTCGTCCTGCCCGAACGTCGCGGGGCACTCGTCACTCCGGCGGTCACCAAAGTGGCCTCTGGTGCCATCGAGTACCTCCGATTCAGCGTTGTTGCCGGCATCCCGGCGGCGCTTGCGCAGCTCCAACAACGGTCGGTTTGGACGGTGGGGTTGGCTGCTGAGGCCGAGACCGAGCTTGCCAAGTGCAACCTTCTCACCGAGTCGTTGGCCCTCGTGGTCGGGGCTGAAGGGGATGGGTTGTCGCGCTTAACCCGACAACGCTGTGATCTCCTGGCCAAGATACCGATGGCACCATCGGTTGCCTCCCTGAATGTGAGTGCGGCGACCGCAGTTGCTTTGTTTACCATTGCTGGAGCACGCGGTGTCTCATGACGCTAAAGCCCTGCTTGTGGCCGATCGCGACGAGCTCGCGGCCTTGCTCGAAACGCTGCCCGACGAGTTGCTCGCCCAAGGTCATCGTGCCTATCAGCGACGT
This sequence is a window from Ferrimicrobium sp.. Protein-coding genes within it:
- the rlmB gene encoding 23S rRNA (guanosine(2251)-2'-O)-methyltransferase RlmB, with product MSERSLGGTQVEGRRAVIELLRANRREVHELWFVRHAVDHEIVALAEIQGIRVREVSETAFKDRASSLQPQGVLALVEPLRSYPLIEFAEPGVLILVLDRVQDPQNLGAILRSAAAAGVDGVVLPERRGALVTPAVTKVASGAIEYLRFSVVAGIPAALAQLQQRSVWTVGLAAEAETELAKCNLLTESLALVVGAEGDGLSRLTRQRCDLLAKIPMAPSVASLNVSAATAVALFTIAGARGVS